A window of the Polypterus senegalus isolate Bchr_013 chromosome 4, ASM1683550v1, whole genome shotgun sequence genome harbors these coding sequences:
- the pou4f2 gene encoding POU domain, class 4, transcription factor 2, which produces MMMMSLNSKQAFSMPHTSLSEPKYSSLHSSSTTLTSSAPSSCSSASRNSISISISSSSNHNSGGSGSSEGMRRACLPTPPSNIFGGLDESLLARAEALAAVDIVSQTKSHPHPPHHSPFKPDATYHTMNTIPCTSAASSSSSVPISHPSALAAPHHHHHHHHHHHPQPHQALEGELLDHITPGLALGAMAGPDGSVVSTPAHPAHMAGMNPMHQAALNMAHAHGLPSHMGCMSDVDADPRDLEAFAERFKQRRIKLGVTQADVGSALANLKIPGVGSLSQSTICRFESLTLSHNNMIALKPILQAWLEEAEKSHREKLNKPELFNGAEKKRKRTSIAAPEKRSLEAYFAIQPRPSSEKIAAIAEKLDLKKNVVRVWFCNQRQKQKRMKYSACV; this is translated from the exons ATGATGATGATGTCTTTGAACAGCAAGCAAGCTTTCAGCATGCCTCACACCAGCCTGTCCGAGCCCAAGTACTCCAGTTTGCACTCCTCGTCCACAACGTTGACTTCCAGCGCCCCGTCTTCGTGCTCCTCCGCGTCCAGGAACAGCATCAGCATCAGCATCAGTAGCAGCAGCAACCACAACTCTGGCGGCTCCGGCAGCTCGGAGGGGATGCGCCGAGCCTGTCTCCCAACCCCACCG AGCAATATATTCGGCGGCTTGGATGAGAGTTTGCTGGCCCGCGCTGAAGCTCTGGCGGCTGTGGATATAGTCTCTCAGACCAAGAGCCACCCTCATCCTCCTCATCACAGCCCCTTTAAGCCGGACGCTACCTACCACACCATGAACACTATCCCGTGTACTTCTGccgcttcgtcttcctcctccgtGCCAATATCTCATCCTTCTGCCCTGGCAGCAcctcaccatcaccaccaccaccatcaccatcATCACCCTCAGCCACACCAAGCTCTGGAGGGGGAACTTCTGGACCACATTACCCCAGGGCTAGCGCTGGGGGCCATGGCCGGGCCAGATGGATCTGTTGTCTCCACACCGGCTCACCCGGCGCACATGGCAGGTATGAACCCCATGCACCAGGCAGCCCTCAATATGGCTCATGCCCACGGACTGCCTTCGCACATGGGCTGCATGAGCGACGTGGACGCCGATCCCAGGGACTTGGAAGCGTTCGCCGAGAGATTCAAGCAGAGGCGGATCAAGCTTGGGGTGACCCAGGCGGATGTAGGGTCAGCCTTGGCTAACTTGAAGATCCCGGGAGTGGGTTCCCTCAGTCAAAGCACCATCTGCCGATTTGAGTCCCTCACGTTGTCGCACAACAACATGATCGCCCTCAAACCCATCTTACAAGCCTGGCTGGAAGAGGCGGAGAAATCACACAGGGAAAAACTCAACAAGCCGGAGCTCTTCAACGGAgccgaaaagaaaaggaagcgcACCTCCATAGCGGCCCCAGAGAAAAGATCCCTGGAAGCTTACTTCGCCATCCAGCCTCGTCCTTCATCGGAGAAAATCGCGGCCATAGCAGAAAAACTGGACCTGAAAAAAAACGTGGTCCGTGTTTGGTTTTGTAATCAGCggcaaaaacaaaagagaatgaAGTATTCTGCATGCGTGTGA